One stretch of Pseudomonadota bacterium DNA includes these proteins:
- the chrA gene encoding chromate efflux transporter: MEKIPSLAKMFLSFLRLGVGAFGGPAMVVYIKELFIKHNKWLDEETFKDGVGLCQSIPGSTAMQMAAYVGLKTRGLPGAILSYIGFGLPAFSLMLIFSSLYLSFHNLRYVLSLFSGLQVIVIAIIVNATHLFGREVLKDYRDLFITITSAVLLFMGVSPFLVIAGAALTGIVVFRNIQRAEYRCTRTVGSFHVKQIVILLIILATSLFALYSVDKGLFKLAAVMMKINLFAFGGGFASLPLMLHEFVNTRGGLDNKIFMDGIALGQVTPGPIIITATFVGFWLRGLVGVIVTTIAIFTPSFFVLLAITPFFDRLKASVYFHRAMRGILVTFVGLLLYVAIKFALTVPWDAIRIIIGFAALILLLRKVDILYVVLIGAFISLLII; encoded by the coding sequence ATGGAGAAAATCCCTTCTTTGGCAAAAATGTTTCTGTCGTTTTTGAGACTGGGCGTGGGAGCTTTTGGCGGGCCTGCGATGGTTGTGTACATAAAGGAACTATTTATAAAACATAATAAGTGGTTGGACGAAGAAACCTTTAAAGATGGTGTTGGTTTATGTCAGTCAATACCAGGGTCAACTGCCATGCAGATGGCCGCTTATGTGGGGCTAAAGACCAGAGGACTCCCGGGTGCAATTCTATCATATATAGGTTTTGGGTTGCCTGCATTTTCCCTGATGCTGATATTTTCGTCACTATATTTAAGCTTCCACAACCTCCGGTACGTCTTGTCTCTATTTTCCGGCCTTCAGGTGATTGTCATTGCTATTATTGTAAACGCGACCCATTTATTTGGTAGGGAGGTGCTTAAAGATTACAGGGACCTCTTTATAACCATAACATCTGCGGTGCTTCTTTTTATGGGGGTGAGTCCTTTTCTGGTCATCGCAGGGGCTGCCCTCACAGGAATTGTGGTATTTAGAAACATTCAGAGGGCTGAATACAGATGCACAAGAACAGTTGGTTCGTTTCACGTGAAACAGATTGTAATCCTCCTCATCATTCTTGCAACGAGCCTTTTTGCCCTTTATTCTGTGGACAAAGGCCTCTTTAAACTTGCCGCAGTGATGATGAAAATAAATTTGTTTGCCTTCGGCGGCGGCTTTGCATCCCTGCCTCTAATGTTGCATGAGTTTGTAAACACAAGGGGAGGGCTGGATAATAAGATTTTTATGGACGGGATAGCCCTTGGTCAGGTCACACCAGGCCCAATCATCATCACGGCAACCTTTGTCGGTTTCTGGTTGCGCGGGCTGGTGGGCGTAATAGTTACAACCATAGCCATATTTACACCTTCCTTCTTTGTCCTTCTCGCTATCACACCATTCTTTGACAGATTAAAGGCTTCTGTATATTTCCACAGGGCAATGAGGGGGATACTCGTTACCTTTGTAGGCCTTCTCCTCTATGTTGCCATCAAGTTTGCACTGACTGTTCCTTGGGATGCAATAAGGATTATAATTGGATTTGCGGCTTTAATTTTGCTTTTGAGGAAAGTGGATATTCTTTATGTTGTACTGATAGGTGCGTTCATTTCCCTACTGATAATATAA
- a CDS encoding isochorismatase family protein, which translates to VIKNVVQLARFSHIIGLPVIITQQEKLGFTIAEVKKELPDVRPINKVHFNCFFCKDFKDQIGSIGKKTLILAGVEAHICVAQTALYALPYFNVHVVGDATSSRTVENRDAALERMRQFGVTITSSEMLIYELLQKAGTEEFKAVLQLVK; encoded by the coding sequence GTGATTAAAAATGTCGTTCAACTTGCAAGGTTTTCTCATATCATTGGACTTCCAGTCATAATCACTCAACAGGAAAAGCTTGGTTTCACCATTGCTGAGGTCAAAAAAGAACTCCCAGACGTACGCCCGATTAATAAGGTCCATTTTAACTGTTTCTTTTGCAAGGACTTTAAAGACCAGATAGGTTCAATCGGCAAAAAGACCTTGATACTCGCAGGGGTTGAAGCCCATATCTGTGTGGCACAAACAGCGTTATATGCATTGCCCTATTTTAACGTCCATGTGGTGGGTGATGCGACCTCTTCACGGACAGTTGAAAACCGGGACGCTGCCCTTGAAAGGATGCGGCAGTTTGGTGTTACCATTACCTCTTCTGAAATGTTAATATACGAGCTATTGCAGAAGGCAGGGACAGAGGAATTTAAAGCCGTCCTCCAATTAGTAAAATAG